The Dioscorea cayenensis subsp. rotundata cultivar TDr96_F1 chromosome 19, TDr96_F1_v2_PseudoChromosome.rev07_lg8_w22 25.fasta, whole genome shotgun sequence genome includes a window with the following:
- the LOC120283717 gene encoding DNA-directed RNA polymerase I subunit RPA12 — MACNRDFLFCSLCGNLLSLNSPRVASCETCGFKRNAREIIGREIRYSITAEDIIRELNMEPILSRETDRESEKVNRAVVNERCPQCNHPQLEYYTKQLRSADEGQTIFYECPSCFHKFSQNT, encoded by the exons ATGGCATGCAACCGCGATTTCTTGTTCTGTAGTTTGTGTGGGAACTTGTTGTCCTTGAACTCTCCCAGAGTCGCCAGCTGCGAGACTTGTGGATTCAAGCGCAATGCTAGAG AGATAATTGGGAGAGAAATACGCTACAGTATCACCGCTGAG GATATTATAAGGGAGCTTAATATGGAACCAATATTGTCCCGTGAAACTGACCGGGAGAGTGAAAAAGTCAATAGGGCAGTT GTAAACGAACGATGTCCTCAGTGCAATCACCCCCAGCTTGAATATTACACCAAGCAG TTACGATCGGCCGATGAAGGGCAAACCATTTTCTACGAATGCCCGAGTTGCTTTCACAAGTTCTCACAAAACACATAG
- the LOC120283474 gene encoding cytokinin hydroxylase-like, with amino-acid sequence MAIYVLVFLLIILRPLWMFFSSYILIPWRIRSIMAKQRVFGPPPRCFSGNIFDIASLVSTTTSSDMEINDHNIVGRLLPHYLLWSKQYGKRFIFWYGNEPRLCLTETDLIKEFLSSKNSPATGKSWLQRQGTKDFIGKGILMANGQDWFHQRHIVAPHFMGDKLKGFFEYMVECSKETMKELHGVIGREEKEVEISEYMTKLTADIIARTGFDNSYDMGEKILHLLERMKDLTAEASRHLWFPGNRFFPSKYRKEIEELKKKVEKGMREIMEMKKTDQNEKPIESTTSSSSSSSSSSSSPRKQQGLLQVLLSYDSENKQINNKNSFTYTQQLIMDECKTLFFAGHDTSSLLLTWTIMLLATNPSWQERARNEVLQVCDQSPLSIDHLSKFTLLQLIINESLRLYPPATLLPRMVFEDMELGGNNKLHIPKGLSVWIPVLAIHHSKELWGEDADEFKPERFAGKSFAQTRNFLPFASGPRNCVGQAFAIMEAKIILAMLLSNFSFRISENYRHAPVNVLTLKPKYGVPVYLKPL; translated from the exons ATGGCTatctatgttttggtttttctcttAATTATTTTGAGACCTTTATGGATGTTTTTCTCTAGTTACATTCTCATTCCATGGCGTATAAGGAGTATAATGGCTAAACAAAGAGTATTCGGTCCTCCACCGAGGTGTTTCTCCGGTAATATCTTTGATATTGCCTCCCTtgtttccaccaccacttcatCAGACATGGAAATCAATGATCATAACATTGTTGGCCGTCTTCTTCCTCACTATCTCCTTTGGTCTAAACAATACG GTAAAAGATTCATCTTTTGGTATGGAAATGAGCCAAGGTTATGCTTAACAGAGACAGACTTGATCAAGGAGTTTCTCTCGTCGAAGAATTCTCCGGCCACCGGAAAGTCATGGTTACAAAGACAAGGGACCAAAGATTTTATAGGTAAAGGGATTTTAATGGCAAATGGTCAAGATTGGTTTCATCAACGCCATATTGTTGCACCACATTTTATGGGGGACAAGCTCAAG GGATTTTTTGAGTATATGGTGGAGTGTAGCAAGGAGACAATGAAGGAGTTGCATGGAGTGATtggaagagaagagaaggaggtggagaTCAGTGAATACATGACAAAGTTAACAGCTGATATAATAGCAAGGACTGGGTTTGATAACAGTTATGACATGGGGGAGAAGATACTTCATTTACTTGAACGTATGAAGGATCTCACTGCTGAAGCTAGTCGCCATTTGTGGTTCCCTGGAAACAG GTTCTTTCCAAGCAAATACCgaaaagaaattgaagaactAAAAAAGAAGGTAGAGAAAGGCATGAGGGAGATcatggagatgaagaagacaGATCAAAATGAAAAGCCAATTGAAAGTACCactagttcatcatcatcatcatcatcatcatcatcatcaccaagaaAACAACAAGGCCTTCTTCAAGTCTTATTATCATATGACTCTGAAAACAagcaaatcaacaacaaaaatagtttCACTTACACTCAACAATTGATCATGGATGAATGCAAGACCTTATTCTTTGCAGGCCATGACACTTCCTCTCTCTTACTTACTTGGACCATCATGCTTCTTGCTACTAATCCTTCATGGCAGGAGAGAGCTCGCAATGAAGTTCTTCAAGTCTGTGACCAATCTCCTCTTTCCATTGATCATCTCTCCAAGTTCACCTTG CTTCAATTGATAATAAATGAATCACTGAGGCTTTACCCACCTGCAACATTGCTTCCAAGAATGGTGTTTGAAGACATGGAACTTGGAGGAAATAATAAGCTACACATTCCAAAAGGTTTATCAGTGTGGATTCCAGTGTTGGCCATTCATCACAGCAAGGAGTTATGGGGTGAAGATGCAGATGAGTTCAAGCCAGAAAGGTTTGCAGGAAAATCATTTGCTCAAACAAGGAACTTTTTGCCATTTGCTTCAGGTCCTAGGAACTGTGTAGGCCAAGCATTTGCCATCATGGAAGCCAAGATCATACTTGCAATGCTGCTCTCTAACTTCAGCTTTAGGATTTCTGAGAATTATAGGCATGCTCCTGTTAATGTTCTCACTTTGAAGCCAAAGTATGGTGTTCCTGTTTATTTAAAACCTCTTTAG
- the LOC120250034 gene encoding U-box domain-containing protein 10-like, with translation MASAAAAVAAELLAVARASPSACPSAAQFRPDCARLARKVSVLANLFEEILDFFFVATTAAATNPPVPPVDQSFCCLDLLLLSLRAVLRFFSIVDSRSGLVGKHITIQFQYVIWQLESALGNLQFDHFNISDEVQEQVELVRSQLRRSLEKPETPNLLVFSEVFQALSDIHGIKDIYQESSNTPAALEIGGTGYSDHDIREIIVLVAEVNGKSDYDVELVLATVIQRLGKTKLEDLCNVVLKDKEPDNSSEKTLAEIKKADTPVIPEDFRCPISLELMKDPVIVATGQTYERSFIQRWIDCGNRTCPKTQQRLQNLTLTPNYVLRSLIMQWCETHRIEQPNRLINGRLRKKDGTFYEISGDRTAIDALVRNLSSASMEEQRSAAAEIRSLAKRSTDNRILIAEAGAIQILIGLLSANDQKTQEHAVTSLLNLSIYEPNRETIMLAGGIVPIIEVLRMGSMEARENAAAAVFSLSLSDENKITIGGTAGAIEALVELLQCGSSRGKKDAATALFNLCIYQGNKSRAVKAGILNPLLDMLKDYSSNGMVDESLTILSVLVSHQEAKSAIAKSNMIPHLIDLLRTGQPRSKENAAAVLLTLCKKNCNNLACIGRLGAIIPLTELVNSGTERAKRKATSLLEHLNKMQTILL, from the exons ATGGCCTCCGCCGCCGCCGCTGTAGCGGCTGAGCTGCTCGCCGTCGCCCGCGCATCCCCCTCTGCCTGCCCCAGCGCCGCCCAATTTCGCCCTGACTGCGCCCGCCTCGCCCGTAAGGTCTCCGTCCTTGCCAATCTCTTTGAGGAGATCCTTGACTTCTTCTTCGTCGCCACCACCGCCGCCGCCACCAATCCCCCCGTCCCGCCGGTTGATCAGTCGTTTTGCTGCTTGGATCTGCTCCTGCTTTCTCTCCGGGCCGTCTTGCGCTTCTTCTCCATCGTCGACTCCCGCTCT GGTTTAGTGGGCAAGCATATTACCATCCAGTTTCAGTATGTGATATGGCAATTGGAGAGTGCTCTTGGTAACCTACAGTTTGACCATTTCAATATATCTGATGAAGTTCAAGAACAG GTTGAACTTGTGCGTTCGCAGCTGAGGAGATCTTTAGAAAAGCCAGAGACCCCAaatttgcttgtcttctctgAAGTTTTTCAAGCACTATCTGACATTCATGGTATCAAAGACATATATCAAGAGTCCTCAAATACGCCCGCAGCATTGGAAATTGGGGGCACTGGTTATTCTGATCATGATATCCGAGAAATAATTGTGTTGGTTGCAGAAGTGAATGGAAAGTCTGACTATGATGTTGAACTAGTATTAGCGACTGTGATCCAAAGGCTTGGGAAGACTAAACTTGAGGATCTTTGTAACGTTGTTCTGAAAGATAAAGAACCTGACAATTCAAGCGAAAAGACTTTGGCTGAAATCAAGAAAGCCGACACACCAGTGATTCCAGAAGATTTTCGCTGCCCGATATCTCTGGAGTTAATGAAGGATCCTGTTATTGTTGCCACTGGTCAG ACCTATGAGCGATCCTTCATCCAAAGATGGATTGACTGTGGCAACCGAACATGTCCTAAGACTCAGCAAAGGCTCCAAAACCTGACACTGACCCCTAACTATGTTCTAAGAAGCTTGATCATGCAGTGGTGCGAAACCCACAGGATAGAGCAACCAAACAGATTGATCAATGGACGACTAAGAAAGAAAGATGGAACCTTTTATGAAATTTCTGGGGATAGAACTGCAATTGATGCACTGGTCCGCAACCTTTCAAGTGCATCAATGGAGGAGCAAAGGTCTGCTGCTGCGGAAATCAGATCACTGGCAAAACGAAGTACTGATAACAGAATCCTAATTGCTGAAGCTGGAGCTATACAAATTCTTATCGGGCTCTTGTCAGCTAATGACCAAAAGACCCAAGAGCATGCGGTAACATCTTTACTAAATCTTTCTATATATGAGCCTAACAGGGAAACCATCATGTTGGCTGGTGGCATTGTCCCCATAATTGAAGTCCTTAGAATGGGAAGCATGGAAGCAAGAGAGAATGCAGCAGCTGCTGTCTTTAGTCTCTCACTCAGTGACGAAAACAAGATAACCATCGGAGGTACAGCCGGAGCAATAGAAGCACTGGTTGAGTTGCTCCAGTGTGGGAGTTCTCGTGGAAAGAAAGATGCCGCAACAGCTCTATTCAACCTATGTATTTATCAAGGCAACAAATCTCGTGCTGTTAAGGCAGGAATTCTGAACCCTCTACTTGACATGCTCAAGGATTATTCGAGCAATGGAATGGTGGATGAGTCACTAACCATATTGTCAGTTCTTGTGAGTCATCAAGAGGCTAAGTCGGCTATAGCAAAATCTAACATGATACCGCATTTGATTGACCTGCTCCGGACAGGGCAGCCACGGAGTAAGGAGAATGCAGCTGCCGTATTACTCACACTCTGCAAGAAAAACTGCAACAACCTCGCATGTATAGGACGGCTTGGAGCAATTATTCCACTAACAGAGCTGGTGAATAGTGGCACGGAAAGAGCTAAGCGCAAAGCAACTTCCTTACTAGAGCATCTGAATAAGATGCAGACGATTTTATTGTGA